The Lycorma delicatula isolate Av1 chromosome 2, ASM4794821v1, whole genome shotgun sequence DNA window AATATTCTGTGCAGCAAGGTACTTTTGTTCATTCTCAACATTGTGTTGGAAGGAATTAAAGaatgtttgaaagtatatgtaaATGCAAAtatcacacaaataaaaaatgattaattgaaaatgaattgTGAGAACTCTTCTCAAGGAAAGATTATGCTGTTACtcttttagaaatattgttttgCTAGTGTATTAGATTATTTGACATAaggtttattatttaactatttgaaacagataatataaaaagaaggCAGACAACAGGAAAGTTGTTTTGGTGTCTAAACAGTTAACTAAGCTTAAtccataagtaatttttttattatatttccctGAAATTTAGAAggtgaaatattttcatattaattactcTCAAATTATACTAACATATTACTAAGACACTGGAATTCTTTAAATTCATGGGGTTGGCATATCACAAAAAAGTAACAAGCTTTTCTAATTTTAGATGCTTGAAAGAGTATCTTGTCAGAACTTCTGAGAAATAAGATCAATCCAGATGTCAGGATTAAGGACAAAAGTGTATTTACAttgaatttactgtattttttttaatattattattactttaacaaaatattatatatttagtttttgtctGGTGATTGTTGTTCTgtactgaaaagtttttttaacataattattactgaatttataaacaGGTAAAAAAGCTATATCAaatgtaaattagaaaattatttatttatttatttttttgttactgccaaatatctaaagtttaaaaaagaaatttgctgAAATTGATACAACATTTTTCTAGATGACCCACCTTGAAGGGATCAGATGAACTagtgacattttaataaataaatgtgtgtgtacaagtatatttattttcatgttttattttttaataaatgttaattttctttgcGTTTATTCATTTAAGGTCTCCTAaacaattcttatttaatttttttcagatcaatAATGGATCCAGTTAAAACATTGCCTACGGAAGTATTTGAACAGGTACTGTCATATCTTAAATTGAGTGATTTGTTGTCATGCTGTTTGGTGAGTCAGAAGTGGAACATTGCTGCTAATAATGAATCTTTATGGAAAGATctatgtttagaaaataattggtCAGATTGTGGCagattaaaggaatttttaaaacatttttcttttatttcacagaGTGAAATAGATGCATTTAATAATATGGGAGAATGGAAAAAACATTTTGTGCTTAAAAATCAGCTCCAGAAAAATTGGCGTCTAGGTAAAGTAACAGATTTTATTGTTCGTCCATTTGGTAATGATTTAAGTTGTAATATTACCTATGTATCTTCTGATGGCCATAATCTTTTGGCTTTTGGATTTGATAATGGTACCTTTAAATTGTTTGACTTAAGGAAAGgtggtaaattattattaattaaaaactgtgttCTTACTAGTGCAGTGGAttacatacaaataattaatgaatatttgatattaattcagGAAAATTTACTTCAGATTTATAAGATTGAATCTGATGATTATCTTGACCTTTATCGTGTTAAAATCGTAAATGCATCATCAGTTATTAACGTTGATATACCCACTTTAATGCAAATGGATTCTGATGCTAGAAGCTTTTTAGTTAAGGAGAGCAAAGAGAATTTGGATGATGaaattgttttccattttaatgaatcatatttaatttttggaacATTTTATTCTCCGACTATACATGTTTACAACATTAAGTGTGATCTGGAAGAACCAGATGTTATTTTTGATATAGATCTGacaaacagttttatatttaatttgcataGTAAAA harbors:
- the LOC142318742 gene encoding uncharacterized protein LOC142318742, producing MDPVKTLPTEVFEQVLSYLKLSDLLSCCLVSQKWNIAANNESLWKDLCLENNWSDCGRLKEFLKHFSFISQSEIDAFNNMGEWKKHFVLKNQLQKNWRLGKVTDFIVRPFGNDLSCNITYVSSDGHNLLAFGFDNGTFKLFDLRKGGKLLLIKNCVLTSAVDYIQIINEYLILIQENLLQIYKIESDDYLDLYRVKIVNASSVINVDIPTLMQMDSDARSFLVKESKENLDDEIVFHFNESYLIFGTFYSPTIHVYNIKCDLEEPDVIFDIDLTNSFIFNLHSKNDVLYILVAEYGNLPVQRGPFHVKKWSVQAYSVKSKSILFFETLENNSFTSSSRICTMETNESYLVLRFEFHYFYLFDKNNGKLLLNDHGIIFLNANGNAKLIGVTLDDLFQIINPITDETLFCLTLEGSPIAMFSSVLITISTEFNREGVGSTHVEFWDIHKAIQKTDTIKFPKILTVALLYKDDTKLIFYAKKDCCFVRSFLV